A region from the Aphis gossypii isolate Hap1 chromosome 1, ASM2018417v2, whole genome shotgun sequence genome encodes:
- the LOC114120230 gene encoding uncharacterized protein LOC114120230 isoform X2, producing the protein MSFLPEKEPLKFDVNLCGAPEEIVHLVDNIKKVGEQFLYHWKTFPIILPPTAITTKCQINGNDSAYGPESNCTLARRTITSIRSINCRDLFVPPSFDELDAVAVNTKGEPRHLNSKQLESLRERGLDKDIHGKPKKLNSKQLDTIRKLGEFEVASINFVGQTHKWRLTEWLQKGTERNRETLLDDLAFALQFLLVTARARLFSHFFSIAESIKAILTGVIKLIDIIFGVPSLQAHNLPEKIREERCRYLVAELICRPELEHALEHLISFVRKQLRRAATEKFEPSKEAMCPQIPIPYQFLTPKREEIDLRLFDRDIMKKALPVIMGLLERETRGWFLHFREKLIYELKTQKLSDEEIEKAVNEAVMKEYLQRVYKSIVNNVELQMLGDGIPNLLINQAQCIVLMHRAVENVQRKIIKQKNTLSQRMQYTYPVLSRIGPWMRDKQTIAEEKFIQECQWSAHEEALTLCKEYKLHQAVYFLQRDLAFMREREPVLSKELKAVKIPTRTFNWLTQIWLPKNWIVRRSFQGQSEIIPTVLSSTATAITTPRSNPSQAVFLVEKEITHTTTTRWPFWRVINFLYRTWTWTWNAMFFFGVVIPWCSPVSVRSLFYSESFYPDLELSQVNGTLFPRKSSLTSTLISRLNLLWRHISKSRTHFETKPDTGFIGKGMTRHLNRAWNYVIKGILGTLAMLIVFPIICLSASFGSLMVALTGPLWMPLVTLLLHVFNGLIYDLDSPAEWKNRYFVVIEAVVWNMFFQGILQPLIACLIAFIFCPIVTVILFIVALLRYWFRLAWDSIIYHLVIKKRGRIPACDSFIVKRVAGPGMASDYYFQIRPEQALAAFEAKMELDELNAYQNLMEQKIQQPQKDFARFVDVCFGPFSAHLAKNGAYRVLEKEAQDLMTALQDKLERRLRELQSGLSTTLKSKIRLTSKDLKVTVALASKMLEYWYPQHVMQKLSISEEEFWESKGLSVNDWSALAVVFLTDIFSLDFLTPLDDADTKFKLEAEQSVDLSRFYNAVQSINIDGQCSEMLGPLYSSRGNIQIQSPYLEISAFNPRSKLLHCKFKKLDSACNSITYTMLLGGRFKTGTRKHKAYLKTNSMPSQRNKSRPWKRIQQTYMADKMCIPLPVPHPAHIALIIYNRDSESPIPLESENCIGILRALEDRTSDPTSTDYIPASSFDSADSRSSLTSESVEPEEQNVNVYNWQRDDWMLRTRQTGAVRVELASPEDISLDSESTRVVFGTLGTTV; encoded by the exons ATGTCTTTTTTGCCagag aaaGAGCCTTTAAAGTTTGATGTAAATCTTTGTGGAGCTCCTGAGGAGATAGTTCACTTAgtggataatattaaaaaa gtaggagaacaatttttatatcattggaAAACATTCCCTATAATTTTACCACCAACAGCTATTACaacaaaatgtcaaataaatgGAAATGATTCAGCATATGGGCCAG AATCAAATTGTACCTTGGCAAGGCGAACCATAACATCTATTCGTTCCATCAATTGTCGAGATTTATTTGTTCCGCCATCTTTTGACGAATTAGATGCAGTGGCTGTAAATACCAAAGGTGAACCTAGGCATCTAAATAGCAAACAACTAGAATCTTTACGTGAACGCGG tcTGGACAAGGATATACATGGAAAGCCAAAGAAGTTGAATTCAAAACAATTGGATACTATACGTAAATTAGG aGAATTTGAAGTGGCTAGTATTAACTTTGTTGGCCAAACACACAAATGGAGATTAACAGAATGGTTACAAAAAGGAACAGAAAGAAATCGGGAAACACTACTAGATGATTTAGCTTTTgctttacaatttttgttagtGACTGCAAGAGCTAGgctattttcacatttttttagcATTGCAGAATCTATAAAAGCTATACTAACTGgtgtgataaaattaattg atataatatttggagTACCTTCTTTACAAGCACATAATTTACCAGAAAAAATAAGAGAAGAACGATGCCGTTATTTGGTTGCCGAATTAATTTGTCGA ccTGAATTAGAGCATGCCTTGGaacatttaataagttttgttCGAAAACAGTTGCGAAGAGCCGCTACAGAAAAATTTGAACCATCAAAAGAAGCAATGTGTCCTCAGATTCCTATTCCTTATCAGTTTTTGACtccaaaa CGTGAAGAAATTGATTTGAGGCTTTTTGATAgagatataatgaaaaaagcaTTACCTGTGATAATGGGGTTGTTAGAACGTGAAACACGAGGTTGGTTTCTACATTTTAgagaaaaacttatttatgaattaaaaacacaaaagtTATCAGATGAAGAGattgaaaaa gCGGTTAATGAAGCTGTAATGAAAGAGTATTTGCAACGTGTATACAaaagtatagttaataatgtaGAACTGCAGATGTTGGGTGATGGAATTCCTAATCTTTTGATCAACCAAGCACAATGCATTGTTCTTATGCACCG agctgttgaaaatgtacaaaggaaaataattaaacaaaaaaacacactATCTCAAAGAATGCAATACACTTATCCTGTATTATCACGTATTGGCCCTTGGATGAGAGATAAACAAACCATTGCTGag gAAAAATTTATTCAAGAATGTCAATGGAGTGCTCATGAAGAAGCATTAACTCTTtgtaaagaatataaattacatcaagctgtttattttttacaaagagATTTGGCTTTTATGAGAGaa aGAGAACCAGTTTTATCAAAAGAGCTTAAAGCTGTTAAAATTCCAACTAGAACTTTTAATTGGTTAACACAAATTTGGCTTCCAAAGAATTGGATTGTACGAAGATCATTCCAAGGTCAATCAGAAATAATACCAACTGTATTAAGTTCAACAGCAACAGCTATAACAACACCTAGGTCTAATCCCAGTCAA GCTGTATTTTTGGTTGAAAAAGAAATTACCCACACAACCACCACAAGATGGCCATTCTGGAGAGTTATTAACTTCCTATATCGTACTTGGACATGGACATGGAATGCTATGTTTTTCTTTGGT gtGGTTATACCGTGGTGTAGTCCTGTTAGTGTACGTTCTTTGTTTTATTCAGAATCTTTTTATCCAGATTTAGAATTATCTCAAGTAAATGGTACATTATTTCCTAGAAAATCATCACTCACTTCAACGCTCATATCtagattaaatttactttggcGGCACATATCAAAAAGTCGAACtcattttgaaacaaaacCTGATACag ggTTTATTGGTAAAGGAATGACAAGACACTTAAATCGAGCTTGGAACTATGTAATCAAAGGTATATTGGGCACTTTAGCTATGTTAATTGTATTTCCAATTATATGTCTCTCTGCAAGTTTTGGAAGTCTTATGGTGGCATTAACTGGTCCATTATG GATGCCTTtggttacattattattacatgtgtTCAATGggttaatttatgatttggaCTCTCCTGCTGAATGGAAAAACAGATATTTTGTTGTGATTGAAGCAGTAGTGTGGAATATGTTTTTTCAGGGCATTTTACAACCATTGATAGCGTGTTTAattgcttttatattttgtccaATTGTTACAGTAATCTTATTTatcg ttgctCTATTGAGATATTGGTTTCGCTTAGCATgggatagtataatatatcatttggtGATTAAAAAACGTGGACGAATACCAGCATGTGATAGTTTCATCGTCAAACGTGTTGCTGGTCCAGGTATGGCATCAGATTATTACTTTCAAATTCGTCCTGAACAAGCTTTAGCTGCCTTTGAGGCTAAAATGGAGTTGGATGAACTTAATGCATATCAAAATCTTATGGAGCAAAAAATTCAACAACCTCAAAAAGATTTTGCTCGCTTTGTTGATGTGTGTTTTGGACCATTTAGTGCACATTTAGCCAAAAATGGAGCTTATCGAGTGCTGGAAAAAGAAGCACAAGATTTGATGACAGCACTTCAAGATAAATTAGAAAGAAGATTACGAGAACTTCAATCTGGTTTATCAACCActctaaaatcaaaaattagatTAACCTCAAAGGatcttaaa gttaCAGTTGCTTTAGCATCAAAAATGTTGGAATATTGGTATCCTCAACATGTAATGCAAAAGTTGTCGATTAGTGAAGAAGAATTTTGGGAATCTAAAGGTCTTTCAGTAAATGATTGGTCCGCTCTTGCTGTTGTATTTCTTACagatatatttagtttagatTTTCTTACACCATTGGATGATGCagatactaaatttaaattagaa GCTGAACAGAGTGTAGATTTATCACGTTTTTATAATGCTGttcaaagtattaatattgatgGCCAATGCTCAGAAATGTTGGGCCCGTTATATTCGTCACGTGGAAACATTCAAATCCAATCTCCATACTTAGAAATTTCAGCTTTTAATCCTCGATCAAAATTACTACATtgcaaattcaaaaaattagatagtgcttg caatagTATTACGTACACAATGTTATTAGGCGGTCGTTTTAAAACTGGTACTCGCAAACACAAAGcatacttaaaaactaattctATGCCATCTCAACGTAACAAATCTCGGCCATGGAAACGAATACAACAGACATATATGGCAGATAAAATGTGCATACCATTACCTGTTCCTCATCCAGCCCATAtagcattaataatatacaaccgGGATTCTGAATCTCCCATTCCTTTAGAATCTGAAAACTGCATTGGAATTTTAAG agcCTTAGAAGATCGAACATCTGATCCTACTTCAACTGATTATATTCCAGCTAGTAGTTTTGATAGTGCAGATTCTCGTAGTTCACTGACATCAGAAAGTGTCGAACCAGAAGaacaaaatgttaatgtatataactGGCAACGTGATGATTGGATGTTGCGAACGAGACAGACTGGAGCTGTACGGGTAGAATTAGCATCACCTGAAGACATAAGTCTTGATTCTGAGTCTACGAGAGTTGTGTTTGGTACATTAGGAACAACTGTATGA
- the LOC114120230 gene encoding uncharacterized protein LOC114120230 isoform X1 — protein sequence MSFLPEKEPLKFDVNLCGAPEEIVHLVDNIKKVGEQFLYHWKTFPIILPPTAITTKCQINGNDSAYGPGAESNCTLARRTITSIRSINCRDLFVPPSFDELDAVAVNTKGEPRHLNSKQLESLRERGLDKDIHGKPKKLNSKQLDTIRKLGEFEVASINFVGQTHKWRLTEWLQKGTERNRETLLDDLAFALQFLLVTARARLFSHFFSIAESIKAILTGVIKLIDIIFGVPSLQAHNLPEKIREERCRYLVAELICRPELEHALEHLISFVRKQLRRAATEKFEPSKEAMCPQIPIPYQFLTPKREEIDLRLFDRDIMKKALPVIMGLLERETRGWFLHFREKLIYELKTQKLSDEEIEKAVNEAVMKEYLQRVYKSIVNNVELQMLGDGIPNLLINQAQCIVLMHRAVENVQRKIIKQKNTLSQRMQYTYPVLSRIGPWMRDKQTIAEEKFIQECQWSAHEEALTLCKEYKLHQAVYFLQRDLAFMREREPVLSKELKAVKIPTRTFNWLTQIWLPKNWIVRRSFQGQSEIIPTVLSSTATAITTPRSNPSQAVFLVEKEITHTTTTRWPFWRVINFLYRTWTWTWNAMFFFGVVIPWCSPVSVRSLFYSESFYPDLELSQVNGTLFPRKSSLTSTLISRLNLLWRHISKSRTHFETKPDTGFIGKGMTRHLNRAWNYVIKGILGTLAMLIVFPIICLSASFGSLMVALTGPLWMPLVTLLLHVFNGLIYDLDSPAEWKNRYFVVIEAVVWNMFFQGILQPLIACLIAFIFCPIVTVILFIVALLRYWFRLAWDSIIYHLVIKKRGRIPACDSFIVKRVAGPGMASDYYFQIRPEQALAAFEAKMELDELNAYQNLMEQKIQQPQKDFARFVDVCFGPFSAHLAKNGAYRVLEKEAQDLMTALQDKLERRLRELQSGLSTTLKSKIRLTSKDLKVTVALASKMLEYWYPQHVMQKLSISEEEFWESKGLSVNDWSALAVVFLTDIFSLDFLTPLDDADTKFKLEAEQSVDLSRFYNAVQSINIDGQCSEMLGPLYSSRGNIQIQSPYLEISAFNPRSKLLHCKFKKLDSACNSITYTMLLGGRFKTGTRKHKAYLKTNSMPSQRNKSRPWKRIQQTYMADKMCIPLPVPHPAHIALIIYNRDSESPIPLESENCIGILRALEDRTSDPTSTDYIPASSFDSADSRSSLTSESVEPEEQNVNVYNWQRDDWMLRTRQTGAVRVELASPEDISLDSESTRVVFGTLGTTV from the exons ATGTCTTTTTTGCCagag aaaGAGCCTTTAAAGTTTGATGTAAATCTTTGTGGAGCTCCTGAGGAGATAGTTCACTTAgtggataatattaaaaaa gtaggagaacaatttttatatcattggaAAACATTCCCTATAATTTTACCACCAACAGCTATTACaacaaaatgtcaaataaatgGAAATGATTCAGCATATGGGCCAG GTGCAGAATCAAATTGTACCTTGGCAAGGCGAACCATAACATCTATTCGTTCCATCAATTGTCGAGATTTATTTGTTCCGCCATCTTTTGACGAATTAGATGCAGTGGCTGTAAATACCAAAGGTGAACCTAGGCATCTAAATAGCAAACAACTAGAATCTTTACGTGAACGCGG tcTGGACAAGGATATACATGGAAAGCCAAAGAAGTTGAATTCAAAACAATTGGATACTATACGTAAATTAGG aGAATTTGAAGTGGCTAGTATTAACTTTGTTGGCCAAACACACAAATGGAGATTAACAGAATGGTTACAAAAAGGAACAGAAAGAAATCGGGAAACACTACTAGATGATTTAGCTTTTgctttacaatttttgttagtGACTGCAAGAGCTAGgctattttcacatttttttagcATTGCAGAATCTATAAAAGCTATACTAACTGgtgtgataaaattaattg atataatatttggagTACCTTCTTTACAAGCACATAATTTACCAGAAAAAATAAGAGAAGAACGATGCCGTTATTTGGTTGCCGAATTAATTTGTCGA ccTGAATTAGAGCATGCCTTGGaacatttaataagttttgttCGAAAACAGTTGCGAAGAGCCGCTACAGAAAAATTTGAACCATCAAAAGAAGCAATGTGTCCTCAGATTCCTATTCCTTATCAGTTTTTGACtccaaaa CGTGAAGAAATTGATTTGAGGCTTTTTGATAgagatataatgaaaaaagcaTTACCTGTGATAATGGGGTTGTTAGAACGTGAAACACGAGGTTGGTTTCTACATTTTAgagaaaaacttatttatgaattaaaaacacaaaagtTATCAGATGAAGAGattgaaaaa gCGGTTAATGAAGCTGTAATGAAAGAGTATTTGCAACGTGTATACAaaagtatagttaataatgtaGAACTGCAGATGTTGGGTGATGGAATTCCTAATCTTTTGATCAACCAAGCACAATGCATTGTTCTTATGCACCG agctgttgaaaatgtacaaaggaaaataattaaacaaaaaaacacactATCTCAAAGAATGCAATACACTTATCCTGTATTATCACGTATTGGCCCTTGGATGAGAGATAAACAAACCATTGCTGag gAAAAATTTATTCAAGAATGTCAATGGAGTGCTCATGAAGAAGCATTAACTCTTtgtaaagaatataaattacatcaagctgtttattttttacaaagagATTTGGCTTTTATGAGAGaa aGAGAACCAGTTTTATCAAAAGAGCTTAAAGCTGTTAAAATTCCAACTAGAACTTTTAATTGGTTAACACAAATTTGGCTTCCAAAGAATTGGATTGTACGAAGATCATTCCAAGGTCAATCAGAAATAATACCAACTGTATTAAGTTCAACAGCAACAGCTATAACAACACCTAGGTCTAATCCCAGTCAA GCTGTATTTTTGGTTGAAAAAGAAATTACCCACACAACCACCACAAGATGGCCATTCTGGAGAGTTATTAACTTCCTATATCGTACTTGGACATGGACATGGAATGCTATGTTTTTCTTTGGT gtGGTTATACCGTGGTGTAGTCCTGTTAGTGTACGTTCTTTGTTTTATTCAGAATCTTTTTATCCAGATTTAGAATTATCTCAAGTAAATGGTACATTATTTCCTAGAAAATCATCACTCACTTCAACGCTCATATCtagattaaatttactttggcGGCACATATCAAAAAGTCGAACtcattttgaaacaaaacCTGATACag ggTTTATTGGTAAAGGAATGACAAGACACTTAAATCGAGCTTGGAACTATGTAATCAAAGGTATATTGGGCACTTTAGCTATGTTAATTGTATTTCCAATTATATGTCTCTCTGCAAGTTTTGGAAGTCTTATGGTGGCATTAACTGGTCCATTATG GATGCCTTtggttacattattattacatgtgtTCAATGggttaatttatgatttggaCTCTCCTGCTGAATGGAAAAACAGATATTTTGTTGTGATTGAAGCAGTAGTGTGGAATATGTTTTTTCAGGGCATTTTACAACCATTGATAGCGTGTTTAattgcttttatattttgtccaATTGTTACAGTAATCTTATTTatcg ttgctCTATTGAGATATTGGTTTCGCTTAGCATgggatagtataatatatcatttggtGATTAAAAAACGTGGACGAATACCAGCATGTGATAGTTTCATCGTCAAACGTGTTGCTGGTCCAGGTATGGCATCAGATTATTACTTTCAAATTCGTCCTGAACAAGCTTTAGCTGCCTTTGAGGCTAAAATGGAGTTGGATGAACTTAATGCATATCAAAATCTTATGGAGCAAAAAATTCAACAACCTCAAAAAGATTTTGCTCGCTTTGTTGATGTGTGTTTTGGACCATTTAGTGCACATTTAGCCAAAAATGGAGCTTATCGAGTGCTGGAAAAAGAAGCACAAGATTTGATGACAGCACTTCAAGATAAATTAGAAAGAAGATTACGAGAACTTCAATCTGGTTTATCAACCActctaaaatcaaaaattagatTAACCTCAAAGGatcttaaa gttaCAGTTGCTTTAGCATCAAAAATGTTGGAATATTGGTATCCTCAACATGTAATGCAAAAGTTGTCGATTAGTGAAGAAGAATTTTGGGAATCTAAAGGTCTTTCAGTAAATGATTGGTCCGCTCTTGCTGTTGTATTTCTTACagatatatttagtttagatTTTCTTACACCATTGGATGATGCagatactaaatttaaattagaa GCTGAACAGAGTGTAGATTTATCACGTTTTTATAATGCTGttcaaagtattaatattgatgGCCAATGCTCAGAAATGTTGGGCCCGTTATATTCGTCACGTGGAAACATTCAAATCCAATCTCCATACTTAGAAATTTCAGCTTTTAATCCTCGATCAAAATTACTACATtgcaaattcaaaaaattagatagtgcttg caatagTATTACGTACACAATGTTATTAGGCGGTCGTTTTAAAACTGGTACTCGCAAACACAAAGcatacttaaaaactaattctATGCCATCTCAACGTAACAAATCTCGGCCATGGAAACGAATACAACAGACATATATGGCAGATAAAATGTGCATACCATTACCTGTTCCTCATCCAGCCCATAtagcattaataatatacaaccgGGATTCTGAATCTCCCATTCCTTTAGAATCTGAAAACTGCATTGGAATTTTAAG agcCTTAGAAGATCGAACATCTGATCCTACTTCAACTGATTATATTCCAGCTAGTAGTTTTGATAGTGCAGATTCTCGTAGTTCACTGACATCAGAAAGTGTCGAACCAGAAGaacaaaatgttaatgtatataactGGCAACGTGATGATTGGATGTTGCGAACGAGACAGACTGGAGCTGTACGGGTAGAATTAGCATCACCTGAAGACATAAGTCTTGATTCTGAGTCTACGAGAGTTGTGTTTGGTACATTAGGAACAACTGTATGA